AAGGGGTTCACATATACCCCGACAATCTGGTCACAGTGCTTTTTTAAGACATCAACGGGAAAGTTGTTCAAAACACCCCCGTCAACATAATAATCTTCTTTGATTTTTACGGGCGCAAAAACTCCAGGAAAGGCAGCCGATGCCAATACGGGGCGTATCAGTTCGCCGCTGTGAAAAATTTGTAAGTTGCCATTCAAGATATTGGTGGCGGTTACAAAGAGAGGTTTCTTCAATTGCCCAAAATCGTCATGGGGCAGATAGTGCAAAAACCGATCATAAAATTTTTCAGTATCGACAAAGCCTGGCTTTTTAAGGGCATAGTTGTTGATCCTGAATAACTGTACGGTCTTGAAAAAGTCAAGTATTTCCTCCCAATGGCAGCCACCTGCATACAAAGCGCCCACAATGGCACCCGCACTGGTGCCCGCAATATAAGTGGGGTGAATATTGTGTTCTTCCAATGCCTTGATGGCTCCGATATGGGCTATGCCCCGAAACCCGCCGCCCGAAAGTGCCAAACCTGTGTTCATGTGCTATCCATGTCTTTTGAATCATTAAGAAGCGTATCAAAAATATCCCATCTTAAAAAGGTACGATATGACCGTGGTCATTTATTGGCACAATTCGCAGCCCTACATTTATATAAAAATTACATGGACGATATTGGTGTATATCTGTTCGGTAAAGAATCGTTGCTGGCGTTTTTAATCGTACCGACTTTGGCCGTTTTGGCAGGTATCCTTATAAGTTGGATACTGCTTGCGCTGTTACGGTTTTATCAGAAAAAAAGTCCCTCGGTGCTCAAGCAACAATTGCTGCAACGCCTGAAAAGGCCATTGTTCCTTTTGATTCCGTTGTTGTTTCTGCGCCCCGTAATATCCTATTTTGAATTGGGCGTGTTCTGGCAAAAGCTGCTCGAAGCGTTCATCATTTTTGGTTTTGCGTGGATTTTGATCGGATTGGTACTGGCCATCGAGGAGGTGGTAAAACAGAAGTTTGAAATCGACAGGGCCCATGTGGCGAGCGAGCGCAAGGCATTGACGCAGTTACGGTTTTTGAAGAGCATTGCGATGGTCGTCATCATCACCATTGCGGTTTCGGTGGTCTTGTGGAACATTCCCAGCGCACGGCAGGTGGGCAATACCATTCTCACCTCGGCCGGTGTGGCCGGCATTATTGTGGGCGTAGCGGCGCAAAAGTCCATCTCTAATCTCATCGTAGGGTTTCAGATGGCCTTTACCCAAGCCCTTAAAATCGATGACGAGGTGGTCATAGAGGGCGAGTTTGGCAATGTTGAAGACATAACCCTCACTTATGTGGTGGTGCGCACTTGGGATTGGCGGCGGCTTGTACTGCCATTGAACTATTTTAACGACAAGCCGTATGTCAACTGGACATTCAACTCGCGCCCGCTCATTGCCAGTGTGCATCTGTATGTCGATTACACTTTGCCCGTTGACGAGCTTAGGGCCAAATTGATGGATGTTTTGAACGCCGATAAAAGATGGGACAATAATATTGCCGACCTAGAGGTGACCGATACCAATAACCGAACCATGCAGGTTCGAGCCACTTTCAGTGTCAGAAACGCATCAGACGCTTGGAGGCTGCGCTGCAAGGTAAGAGAGGTGTTGGTGGCCTTTATTAAAGAGAATTACCCAGGTGCCCTGCCCAAATTAAGAAGAACGGACGCATCATGAATGGTTCTCTAAATTGATACATGCAATTAGCCAATTTTGAAGATGGATACGTTGAACAACCTTGAACTTTTTGAGGCCTTATTCGAGGCAGCGCCCGAGGGTATTTTGGTCTTGGATGACCAAGGGGCCGTCAAAAGGGCGAATGCCACCGCCGAATGGGTTTTTGGATATACGGCTGAAAAAATAAGGCAAAAAAACATAGACGACTTGGTTCCGGGTCTGTGGGCGAAAATTCATAAAAACCAGAAAGGATCAAATAAAGACTCCGCATTAGAAAAGATCGAGAACAGTACTTCAACATGGGGAAACAAAGTGGATGGCAGTCAGTTTCCCCTTGAGGTCAAATGGGCTTTCAAGACGATTGATGACAAGCGGTTCGTTCTTGTTTTTGTCAGGGACATCACCGCCGAAGAATTGATGGGCCGAGAACTCCGTTCAAAAGAGACCAAGAACAAGGCCCTTTTGGAAGCCATTCCCGATATGATGTTCATCTTGAACCTAAAGGGTGATTTCATCGATGTCCATATCCCTGAACATAACGAAACATTCATTTCCGGGGCAGGAATAATCGGTACGAACATAAAAAAGCTATTTCATCCAAATCTTTACCGTGACCTGTACGATTGCTTCGAAAACACGGCAAAGACAAAAGAAAACCAAAAGGCCGAGTTTCGAGTCGATAAAAACGGCCTGAAAGATTACGAGATAAGGTTTGTGCCCATGAACAACCACAATATCATGGGTATTGTACGCGAGATAACCGCAGCCAAACAGGCCGAAAACAAACTACGGCAAGAAAAAAACAAACTGCAACATTATCTAGACACTGCTGCCTCAATGTTCGTGGTCATCAACAAAGATGGCACCATAGAATTGGTCAACAAAAAAACCTGTGAGGTGTTGGGCTATGAACAAGAAGAACTTATTGGGAAAGAATGGTTCAAGACCTGCTTGCCCAAAGACGAACAAAAGCCTGTCAGGAATGTTTTTGAACGGATAATCCATGGGGAAATTCCTTTGGAGGAATATTATGAAAACCACGTGATTACCAAACAGGGAAAAAAACCTTTGATACGATGGCGAAACGCCATTTTGACCGATGACAGTGGCCAGGTCGCCGCAACGCTGAGTTCTGGCATTGACATAACGACCCAAAAGCAGACAGAAGAAGAACTGCGGGCCAGTGCGGCCAAGAACCATGCACTTTTAGAGGCCATACCTGACCATATTCTGGTTGTCAATGCCAAAGGCAAATATCTTGATTTTTATGAGCCCAACGACCCCGGCCATGTATATCTACCAAAAGAGCAAGTAGTGGGCCGCAACATGAAGGATCTACTGCCCCAAGATCTTTATGTAAAACTTAAAAGAACTATCGACCAAACACTTAAGACCAAAGAAAACCACAAGGTTGAATATGCCCTTGCACGCAACGGAGAGTTAAGGCAATACGAGACCAGTATCGTGTATTTACAAAAAGACCAGGTATTGGCCATGGCCCGCGATATAACTGAAAAAAAGAAAGCCGCTAAAGACCTCAACATTCGAAACAGGGCACTTGATGCGGCCGGTAACGGCATCTTGATCGTCGACGCCCAAAAACCCGATCAGCCCATTATTTACTGTAACGATGCTTTTCAAAAAATAACGGGCTACTCAAAAGATGAGGTTTTAGGAAAGAATTGTCGCTTTTTACAGAACGATGACCGTGACCAAGAGGCAGTTGCCATAATGCAATCGGCCATTGCCAAAGGGAAAGGTTGCCAAGTAGAGCTTCGCAACTATAAAAAGGACGGCACCTTGTTCTGGAACCAATTGACCATTACCCCAGTGCATGATGAAGCTGGAAAACCCACCCATTTCATCGGGGTACAGAACGACGTCACCGACCGCAAACAAGATGAACAACTTAAAGACGAAGTACGACAAATATTGGAGCTGGCCACCAAGAACAAGCCCTTGAGGGAGATAGCCATAGAGATTATCAACGGTATCGAAACGTACGTAGAAGAATGTTGTGCATCGATCCTATTGTTGAAAAAAGAGAGCGGCACCCTTCATATACTTATGGCACCAAACGTGCCCAAAGCCTTCAGCGAGGGTATCGAAGGACTAGAGATAGGTCCAAAAAAAGGATCTTGTGGCACTGCTGCTTTCTTAAAAAAGGAAATCATCGTAGAAGATGTGGCAAACGACCCCCTGTGGGAAGCATACAAAAACCTGGCCCAACAGAGCGGCATCAAGGCCTGTTGGTCGCTGCCCATTTATTCATCTATCGGTGACGTATTGGGCACTTTTGCCGTATATGGAAAACGCAAGGGCAAGCCCAAAAAAAAGGAACTCGAAATCGTGAAAGACATGGCCCGACTCACAGGTCTCGCCATAGAGCACCATGTGGTCAAGCAAGATCTTGAAATAAGCCAAAAAAAGCTGGAGGAATATGCCAATACCTTAGAGCTAAAAGTATCTGAGCGCACCAAAGAACTCAGAGAGACCGTAAAGAAGTTGGTTGAGGCCAACTTACGATCAAGAGAACAGACCGCACTTGCCAAGGCCTCTGAACAAAAGGCCAGAACCAATTATGAAATATTCTCCGCTATCGCCAAAAACTTTCCCAAAGGAATCATCATTGTTTTTAATGCAAACATGGAAATCGTATATATAGAAGGAGAAGAATTACAGCGGATAGATTTGAAAAAGGCCGATTTTGAGGGCAAGCAAATAGATGATATCGACATTTTTTCTGAAAGACGGATGGGCAGAATAAAAAGTGATATCGAAAAGACGTTGAGCGGTAAACACCTTTCTTTTGAAATTGAATTCGGAACTGAAATTTACGCCGTAAACTCTGCCCCCATGTACGCACAAAAAGATGCAGTGTGGGCCCTTTTCGTCTATAGTAATATTACCGAGCAGAAACAGGTCGAAATAGAAATACGCAACACCTTGCAAAAAGAGAAGGAACTCAGTGAATTGAAGTCGCGCTTTGTATCCATGGCCTCTCACGAGTTCAGAACACCTTTGAGCGCTATACTTTCTTCGGCCATATTGATTGAAAAACAGAATACCCCTGACAAGGCCGAAAAAAGATTGAAGTATATCGATCAGATCAAGACCAATGTCCGTAACCTTGTGGTGATACTGAACGATTTTCTCTCTTTGGGCAAATTAGAGGAAGGCAAAATAATAAGCCAACCAGAAAGCTTTGACCTGTTACTCATGACAAGATCGTTGGTAGAAGAAATTACTGCCGACAAAAAAGAGGTACAACAGATTGTGCTGCATCACCAAGGAAATTCCACGTCAGTGTTTTTAGATCCAAAACTGATGCGGCACATTCTGATCAACCTCTTGTCGAACGCCATGAAGTACTCCAAAGAGAATACCACGATTACCCTCACCATCATTTGGGAAGACAATACGGTATCGGTGCGCATAAAAGATGAGGGCATGGGTATTCCCAAGGCCGAACAAGAGCATCTATTCGAGCGTTTCTTCAGGGCACGCAATGCAGAGAACATACAGGGCACGGGCCTTGGTTTGCATATTGTAAAACAATACACTGAACTTATGGGGGGCACGGTAAGCTTCACAAGCGAAGAGGGCAAGGGAACAACCTTCACCTTAGATTTTCCGATTGGGTGACGGTCTGAAAGGTAGAGCAAAATCGGCTGCCCATAGGGATAAAAATTTATGAACGATGAAAAAGATACTCATTATCGAAGACAATACCGATGTACGCGAGAATATGGCCGATATACTAGAGTTGGCCAACTACAGCATCGCCACGGCAGAAGACGGTGAAATTGGGGTTGCCAAGGCACGTGAGCTGCACCCCGATTTGATCGTATGTGACATTATGATGCCCAAACTTGATGGTTATGGCGTTCTTGAAGAACTGAACAGACATGAAGATACTGCAGGCACCCCGTTCATTTTTTTGACGGCCAAATCTGAAAAGACCGAAGTGCGAAAGGGCATGAACCTAGGGGCAGACGATTATTTGACCAAGCCTTTTGAAGAGCATGAACTATTGCAGGCCATCGAATGTAGAATACAAAAGCGTGAATTTTTGCGCAAGCAGGTCAGAAAAGACATTGAAGGCATACACCGTTTTTTGGAGGATGCCTCAGATTATCTCAATATCGAAAACATTTCAAAGACCTACCATCAAAAGAACTATGAAAAAAAAGAGTTTCTATTTATGGAAGGCGATGCGGCCCACACACTCTTTTTTGTGCAGAGTGGGGTGGTAAAGACCTACAAATCGACCGAATCGGGCAAAGAATTGGTGACTGGCCTGCACAAGGCCGGCGATTTCATAGGGCAACTTTCGCTATTGAGCCCTGATGGCAAGTATTTAGAGACTGCCACAATTCTGGAAGATGCAGAGATTTTCGGCATTCCGAAACAACAATTCACCCAGCTCATATACGGTAACAAAGAGGTGGCCCAAAAGTTCATAGGGCTTATTTCGAACAATCTGATAGCGGTGCAGGAACAATTGGTCGATATGGCCTATGCCTCGGTACGCAAGCGGGTGGCCAAGGCCCTTTTGACCATGCAGAACAAGGGCATCATCAAAAATGGTTCTGATGAGGGGCTTGACATTCCACGGGAAGATTTTGCCGGAATGGTCGGCACGGCCACCGAGACCGCCATCAGAACCCTGACCGATTTCAGGGAAGAGGGCCTCATTGCCATGGGAAAAGCGCGCCGCATCATTTTATTGAACAAAGAGGGGTTGCGGCACATTGCCGATTTCGGATAGAAAGTTTGATATTACTCTTCCAAGGCTTCGGCAGAACGCCTTTTTCTGAACAAATGCGTGATTTTTTTGGCTGCCAAGGCAATCATGAAATTTTTCAAGACGCCCGTAGTCTGCACAAAAACCTGTAAGGGCAGTAAACGGGCCTTGGCCTTGGCAAGGTGAAGTTTAAGGTTTTCCCTATCGATTTCACGTTGCAGCCTCAATATTTTTAGCCGTTTATCGATTTCATCAAAAGAACGGTACCTTGTACTATCGGCCATGGCTAATCAAAATAAAATTCTGAAAATCTTCTGAGCAAGGGGCCGTTCAAGCGATTCCTGAACAGATAACAGAGCAGGGCCACCAAAACATAGAAGCCACCGACCATGAGAAACCCATGAAAGGTGTTCTGCAACAATTGCCCAAGTCCGAAGGCCGCGGCGAACGACAGTAACAGCAAGGCCAAAAAAACCGTGGCCCCCACCAATAAGGTCTGGGCAAGCGAAGCCACCGATTTCATGAAGACCTGAAATATCTTGAGCTCTATATATTCTTCGCTATGTTTTAGATAAGACCTCATGTCGGCTTCTGCCTCCATGAGGTCGCTTTTGAGTTCTTCGAAAGCCATAACCGGTCATTTCTGCAATTGGGCGTTCTTTTTTTTGAGATCTTCCAATTTGCGTTCCAATGAGGCGATGATGTCATCTGCCTTATAGCTCATGGTCGAAATGGCTTCGTCGAGTTTTCGGTCGAACGCATCTTTCTTCTCCGCGGCCGTTTTGGTAAGTTCTTCTTTGGCGTGAGAAAGGCGTTCTGTGATTTCATGAGTGGTATCTTCTACCTTACGCTTGATCTTCCTACGGGTTTTCTTACCCTCATCGGGGGCATAGAGAATACCGACGCCCGCCCCGATGGCGGCACCGGTCAATAGTGCCAGTAAAATGCTGCCTGTATTGCTTGTCATGATTACAAATTTTAAGGATTAATGCTAAACTGTGACCAAGGTAAGGCAGACATCTTTTTTTGAAAATGATCCCAATCAGTCCGATAGAAAAAAAGTGCTGCAATGCGCTATCCGACATACAGAAACAATGGTTTTCACTTACAGGAATGGTTTTTTTAAGATGTTTGACCACAGAGGGGCTATACTTTGGCATCAATGCTGAGTCGGTTATCGACATCGCTGACCCCAGGTGCTTTCAGGGCGGCTTTCTCTGCCTCTTCTTTTTCTCTGAGGGAATGTACCGACCCGGTAAGTCTGACAGTGCTGTTTGCCACTTCTATTTCAACGTTGCCGGCATCGATGATCGCAGACCTGACAAATGCTTTCTCTATGCCTTGTTTTACATCTGATGGGGAAACTTTGTGCGACACCTGGATCAAGTTCAATACACCTTTCACACCCAATAGATGCTCAACGGTACGTTTGGCCGATTTTCGCTGGTAGGCCCAAGGCACCGTGCCTGAAAGTGTAATTTTGCCATCTTCAACCTCTACCATAAGGTTGTCTGTCGGTACCGAGGCGTTCCACTCCAAGGCATTGATGGCGGCCCTTGCTATTTCTTGATCGGTCTTTTTTAGTTCATCGCCACTGATCACTTGTATGTCTTCTGCAACACCCTTTACACCACGTACCGATTTTGCCGCTCTCTCGGCCGCAGTTTTGTTGTAATATTTGTCGGTAATGCCATTTAGGGTCACCACCCCGTCTTTGACTATGACTCCGATCTGGGTTTCGTCGATATCGGGCATCCAAGCGAGCTCATCCAAAATATCCCGCTTTATTTCTGCATCTGTTCTCATCGCATGTTATTTGGTCAAGGGTACTTTATTACAGATAGATTTATTGGAGTAGGCAATTTTTATGCTTTCATTTTTTAGAGGGCAATACCTAATTTTACATCACGAAACGCTGACATGTTCTTGTAAAAGGTCATCCAGTTTTTCACTGGATTTTTTCTGGCTTTTGGCATGTGCGTTGAAATCTGACCAAGGGTCGCCCTTTTTCTTTAATCGCTGAAAAATGGAGTTGATGTCAAAGCTTTGGGCATTGAGTTTTTTATTGTCAAGTTCGCTCCAGTACAAGGGGGTGGCCACAGGTGCTCCTTTCAAGGCCCTTACCGAAAATGGCGCAATTGCCGTCTGGGCATACGCGTTTCTCAGGTAATCGACAAAGAGTCTGTTCTTTCGGTCTTTTTTTCTGATGGCTGTGGTGAACTCTTTGGGGTTTCTTCGGCAGAGGTAGTCGGCCACTCTCTTGGCAAATTCACGGGTCTCGTCAAAATTTTGGGTGCCGTCTAAGGGTGCGGCTATGTGAAGCCCCCTTGACCCCGTGGTCATCACAAAAGTATGCAGCCCCATCTTCTGTTCAAGCAGGTCGTGAAGTGCCTTGGCCGCCTTTATCACCAAAGAAAAGTTGCCGTTAGGCGGATCTAGATCAAAAACCAGTTTATCAGGATAGTCCAGCCTATGCACTTTGCCAAGCGTCACGTGAAACTCGATGACATCTTGATTGGCAAGGTACGCCAAGGTTTCTTTGTTGTTGCAAAGCACTTGGTTGAGCCATCCATCTTCTTTTTTTACCCTTGCGGTCTGTATCCAGTTCGGAAAATGATCTGACGCATTTTTTTGATAAAAGCCTTCTTGGTCTATGCCGTCAGTGAAACGTCTCATGGTCAACGGGCGGTCTTTCAAATAGGGCAGCATATAGTCTGCAATACGTTCGTAATACCCCACTATTCCGCTTTTGGGGATCCCTGAAGCGGGAAAGAGCAGCTTGTCGCCATGGGTCAGTGTTATTTTAGGGTTTTCCTTTTCCATGATATCCAAAACTAACACAGTTGCCAAATTTTCTAAATGATGCACATCAGCCATGTAAATTTTAACAGTTCATTTTTCCCCTATGGTACGTAACAATGAACTCATCTTGGGTTCAATACATTTCAGACTGACCCACATCATTTGATAAGACATTCACAACACCCATATTTATGCCCATTGTAATTAAACAGAATACCATGCAAAAGACCATGAGACAAGAAAAGGGCAAAGCCTTTCATGAGAGGGTTGCAGCGGCTTTTGCCGACCTGAAACGATTAAAGGCCGAGGGCAATGATAAGGCCTTCAACGAACGATTGCTCGAGATTTTGCCCGCCGTGAAAAATTATTTGGGCAGCAGGCTCAACAATGCCTTGCGAAAGGGAATTATCCCAAGGGGAAAGTATAGGGCAGATGATTTCTTGGACGAGCTTTTTTTGGAAGTCTTTGAACACTTTGATGAGGTATCTGACAAATCAGACCTGCATCCCTGGCTTTTCAAAAAGGCCGATGCACTTTTTGAAGATAAGTTGGTAGAAGAGGAATTCGATGCGGTGTTCTTCGAGAACATCCACAAATATTCGCAACTCGAATGGCAGGCCATGGAAGAAGAGTTCAGCACCGATGGCGATGGCGACCTTGTCATGCTAGAAGAATTGGATGACATCTCGTACAAAAGGCACGACTACTTGCTTAAAAATATTTTTCTAGAAGACGATAAAAAAGACCTGATGGCCAAACTTGACCACCAGTTTGACAAAGATGCCATCGCCAGACATGTCGATCTCGTACTGAACCGTATGCCCGAACACATGCAGACCGTATTTCAACTTCATATTGAACAAAGGTTTGGGGCAGGTGAGATCGCCTTAATCAAAAGTCTTGCCGTTGCCGAGGTCGAACAGCTCTTAAGTGAGGCCAGACAGCGTCTTGAGAAAAGTCTATACTATCGATACTTGATTGACAACACTTAAAAAATATACTATGAACACTATGAATTCAAACCCCAAGACCGATTTCTTGCTCGGTGCGGGATTGGACATTCTGCACCAAGAAAGCAACGAATGGCTCGATACCATTGCCTTTTGGAAAGATGAAACAAGGTTTTTCGCCAAGCTGCTACAAAAAAAGAAAATCAAGAACGGTACAGAACCCGAATATGCAAAAATGCTTGATAATCTTGACAGATTACATGCAGAACTGTTCGATTATCTGGCCGAAGATATCATTAAACACGAGAAGGTATTGGCCCGATTGCAAAAGGGAGAAAAAGGTCTTGCCGATGCCGATTATCGTCAAAAGCATCGAGAGTTGAAAAAAAAGATGGAGGTATTCACGAGCGATTTTCGTGAGTTCAAAAAAATGGTTTTCGGGTATGTAAAAGCCCTGTAGAATTGTACTAGTTGGCTATACGAAAGGTCCCAAAATAAAATCATATGCAACTTTTGATCTATACTGAAGAATATGAAATGGCCGACGGCATCGACCATTTTATGGATTTTTATTACGCTCTGGGTATGCGCTATTTGGCCAGTGACTTTCTACGTGAGGGGCTTTCGCCCCAGCATATTTCTGATGCGGTGATGCGGGCCATACGTTCGGGCAAGGCCTCAGGGCTTACCATACGTCAACATTTTATGCCTGTTTTCAGTAGCAGCGGTAAAGACGTAATCAGCGATTGCAAATTATCGCGATTGGGGTATGCACTGGTGCTTCTCAACGCCGATGTGACGTTCAGTGCTGCGGCCAATTGGCAGCGAAAAGTACTGGAACATTTTTTGGGGGAAGATTAGGGCCTGTTAACACTAAACGAAAATCATGGATTTTTTGATGATTTTTTCGGATTTTGAGGCTGTTTTTGGTAAGCATAGCGGGCTATGTATCCGAAAACGAACAAAGAAATACGGAAAAAGGGCGAAAAAGCCACTTTTGGGCTTAGTGTTAACAGGCCTTAGGTCATACATTGATGTGCAGCCCTATGGGGCAATGGTCGGAGCCGTGCACCTCTGAAAATATGTTGACCGATCGTACCTTTTTCATCAGTGACGGACTCACCAAAAAATAATCGATGCGCCAACCTACATTGCGCTCTCTGGCCTTGAACCGATAGCTCCAATAGGTATAGACCACTTCATCAGGGTGGAGCTTTCGAAAGGCATCGACAAAACCCGAAGCGATGAAATTGTCCATACCGTCAATCTCGATCTGGGTATAGCCCGCTGTTTTGTTGTAGTTAGCCTTGTCGTTCTTGAGATCGATGGGCCTGTGCGCCACATTGAAATCGCCGCAGGCGATCACAGGTTTCGTTGCTTCCAAATTCTTGAGATACTTCAATAGGTCGGCATCCCAGATTTTTCTATAATCCAAACGAACCAATTGTTGCCCTGAATTGGGCACATAGACATTGACAAGATAAAAATCATCAAATTCGGCGCACTGTACCCTTCCCTCTGAATCGTGCTTGGGAACGCCCATATCGTTTTTGACCCCTTGTGGTTCTTTTTTGCTCAAAAGTGCAGTGCCCGAGTACCCTTTTTTATCGGCCGAGTTATAGTGGATTTCGTAGCCCGTCATTGGTGACAGCACATTTTTCACCTCATCGTCCTGTGCCTTGGTCTCTTGCAGGCAAAGGATGTCTGGATCCAGTTTTTCGATGTTTTCAAAAAAATCCTTTTTGGCGACCGCCCTGATGCCGTTTACGTTCCAAGAGATGATCTTGAGGCCCATGTTCGCTTGTTTTTTGGTAAAGATAACCATTGTACAGTTTGACAGGATTTTCCTTCCCGATTACTTCGGGATTGCCCTTTCTATAAAGGGAGATTGAGAAAATCTTTATTCAATCCACCAAAGGCGGACAAGAGGAAAAGAATAAAGATTTTCTTTAGTTTTCAATCGCAATGTCAAAATGCACAATGGGTCAAAGACAGTTCTCGATTACCTTTTTGAAAAAAGCCTTTGCCAGATGGGCCTTTTATCATGATGCGCGATTACATATACTCGGTCAAAAATCGAAAAAATTCCTTTTTGAGATTTGCATAGATTTCACGCTGTGTTTCGATGCGGTTCCTGAATTCAAGATGCTTTTTCATCAAGGCAGTGTCCATGGCCTGTTGGCCCATTTTACTTTGACCAGCCATATTGGTCTCATGCTTTTCTATGGTCTCTTGAAGGTCATCGATGACCCCACCATGAAGAATAAACTCATTTTGAAAATGCTCAAGCCGAACAAGCA
This portion of the Flagellimonas lutaonensis genome encodes:
- a CDS encoding RNA polymerase sigma factor; its protein translation is MPIVIKQNTMQKTMRQEKGKAFHERVAAAFADLKRLKAEGNDKAFNERLLEILPAVKNYLGSRLNNALRKGIIPRGKYRADDFLDELFLEVFEHFDEVSDKSDLHPWLFKKADALFEDKLVEEEFDAVFFENIHKYSQLEWQAMEEEFSTDGDGDLVMLEELDDISYKRHDYLLKNIFLEDDKKDLMAKLDHQFDKDAIARHVDLVLNRMPEHMQTVFQLHIEQRFGAGEIALIKSLAVAEVEQLLSEARQRLEKSLYYRYLIDNT
- a CDS encoding exodeoxyribonuclease III, with translation MGLKIISWNVNGIRAVAKKDFFENIEKLDPDILCLQETKAQDDEVKNVLSPMTGYEIHYNSADKKGYSGTALLSKKEPQGVKNDMGVPKHDSEGRVQCAEFDDFYLVNVYVPNSGQQLVRLDYRKIWDADLLKYLKNLEATKPVIACGDFNVAHRPIDLKNDKANYNKTAGYTQIEIDGMDNFIASGFVDAFRKLHPDEVVYTYWSYRFKARERNVGWRIDYFLVSPSLMKKVRSVNIFSEVHGSDHCPIGLHINV